The Schistocerca nitens isolate TAMUIC-IGC-003100 chromosome 12, iqSchNite1.1, whole genome shotgun sequence genome has a window encoding:
- the LOC126215374 gene encoding uncharacterized protein LOC126215374, with protein MAAAAVAAPGPSASPSGRAPPVACPQCGDFWRVGSLFIRDSCGHRKCRCCVIVEGNECGTCSLRAKAGGGAGGSPAAEPSPAVSAQETAGGPAALATCNSGATTAGATTGQSPVPETPASSTQPVDSKVKTSPSNVTASSNKKKDLPQQSSGKKVLDELNVTNVNNVPELAWEDSADAEAVDDPDPLPEGDRPAAKRPPPPTHGVIKLPGQLH; from the exons ATGGCGGCAGCGGCGGTGGCTGCGCCGGGCCCGTCGGCGTCCCCATCCGGACGGGCGCCGCCCGTGGCGTGCCCGCAGTGCGGCGACTTCTGGAGGGTGGGCTCTCTGTTCATCCGCGACTCCTGCGGCCACCGCAAGTGCCGCTGTTGCGTCATCGTCGAGGGCAACGAGTGCGGCACCTGCAGCCTGCGGGCCAAAGCTGGAGGTGGCGCAGGCGGCTCACCCGCAGCCGAGCCGAGCCCGGCGGTGTCTGCACAGGAAACGGCAG GTGGGCCTGCGGCTTTAGCGACATGCAACAGTGGGGCCACTACTGCCGGAGCAACCACTGGGCAGTCCCCGGTACCCGAGACACCAGCTAGCAGCACACAG ccAGTGGACAGCAAAGTGAAAACCTCACCTAGCAATGTGACTGCTAGCAGCAATAAAAAGAAAGACTTGCCTCAGCAAAGCTCAGGGAAGAAGGTACTGGACGAACTGAATGTAACAAATGTCAACAATGTGCCGGAACTCGCGTGGGAAGACAGTGCCGACGCCGAGGCCGTAGACGACCCCGATCCGCTGCCGGAGGGCGACAGACCAGCGGCGAAGAGGCCGCCACCGCCGACACACGGCGTTATTAAGTTGCCCGGTCAGTTGCACTGA